One stretch of Equus przewalskii isolate Varuska chromosome 9, EquPr2, whole genome shotgun sequence DNA includes these proteins:
- the QPCTL gene encoding glutaminyl-peptide cyclotransferase-like protein, with the protein MRSGGRGRTRLRLGDRGLLEPPSPPKRRLLPRAQLLPLLLLLLAVAWALYTIWGGWHRRTEEPLQGRELRGPLVGNLPEARLRRVVGQLDPERLWNAYLRPLLVVRTPGSPGNLQVRKFLEATLRALTAGWHVELDPFTASTPLGPLDFGNVVATLDPGAARHLTLACHYDSKLFPSGAAPFVGATDSAVPCALLLELVQALDLELSRAKNQAAPVTLQLLFLDGEEALKEWGPKDSLYGSRHLAQLMESAPHSPGPTRIHAIELFMLLDLLGAPNPTFYSHFPRTARWFHRLRSIEKRLHRLNLLQSHPHEVMYFQPGEPFSSVEDDHVPFLRRGVPVLHLISTPFPSVWHTPDDSEANLHPPTVHNLSRILAVFLAEYLGL; encoded by the exons ATGCGTTCCGGGGGCCGCGGGCGGACCCGGCTACGGCTCGGAGACCGCGGCCTCTTGGAGCCCCCCTCACCGCCCAAGCGCCGCCTGCTGCCGCGGGCGCAGCTGttgcccctgctgctgctgctgctggccgtGGCCTGGGCGCTCTACACCATCTGGGGCGGCTGGCACCGCCGGACCGAGGAGCCGCTGCAGGGCCGGGAGCTGCGG GGCCCGTTGGTTGGAAACCTGCCCGAAGCCCGGCTGCGGAGGGTGGTGGGGCAACTGGACCCAGAGCGCCTCTGGAACGCTTACCTGCGCCCCCTGCTGGTTGTACGGACCCCGGGCAGCCCGGGCAATCTCCAAGTCAGAAAG TTCCTGGAGGCCACGCTGCGGGCCCTGACTGCAGGCTGGCATGTGGAGCTGGACCCCTTCACGGCCTCGACGCCCCTGGGGCCCCTGGACTTTGGCAACGTGGTGGCCACACTGGACCCAGGGGCTGCCCGTCACCTAACCCTCGCCTGCCATTATGACTCCAAGCTCTTCCCATCTGGGGCGGCCCCCTTCGTGGGGGCCACAGATTCGGCAGTGCCTTGCGCCCTGCTGCTGGAGCTGGTCCAAGCCCTCGACTTGGAGTTGAGCAGAGCCAAGAATCAG GCGGCCCCGGTGACCCTGCAGCTGCTCTTCCTGGATGGGGAGGAGGCGCTGAAGGAGTGGGGACCCAAGGACTCCCTCTATGGCTCCCGGCACCTGGCCCAGCTCATGGAGTCTGCGCCCCACAGTCCTGGCCCCACCAGGATCCACGCCATC GAGCTCTTTATGCTTCTTGATCTCCTGGgagcccccaaccccaccttCTACAGTCACTTCCCACGCACGGCCCGCTGGTTCCATCGGCTGAGGAGCATCG AGAAGCGCCTGCACCGTTTGAACCTGCTACAGTCTCATCCCCACGAAGTGATGTACTTCCAGCCCGGGGAGCCCTTCAGCTCCGTGGAGGACGACCACGTCCCCTTCCTCCGCCGAG GGGTCCCGGTGCTCCACCTCATCTCCACGCCCTTCCCCTCCGTCTGGCACACGCCGGACGACTCTGAGGCCAACCTGCACCCACCCACGGTCCACAACCTGAGCCGCATCCTCGCCGTGTTCCTGGCGGAATACCTGGGGCTCTAG
- the FBXO46 gene encoding F-box only protein 46: protein MDRSSLLPFQLWCPRPFGTYSQNQPRPPSTALKPPACPEPGSGAEPEHGPAHSENTPPALATEAPASQPTPLLSAAAAGDEGRVLLDTWYVIKPGNTKEKVAFFVAHQCGGGSRASSMKVKGHWGSDSSKAKRRRRCLEPTKAPPDPGGREGPPAAEGTPASAGEDVDLLSVAEMVALVEQRAALALQSYPRPGAPAPVVFVSAEQGGPAKGLGSERRSGGGDCSRVAEAVAHFEAQRDNPPAKGLRKEERPGPGPGEVRIAFRISNGREPRAPDGSLANGNGGRPGCAYPGSPGPGARAKDKITCDLYQLISPSRDALPSNVEFLLARADEASEAETPAPARPEDTPPAPPPPPARDCGASGFHVDVVVTGVVDECIFFGKDGTKNVKEETVCLTVSPEEPPPPGQLFFLQSRGPDGPPEPPPADSPAAAPGPDDAEGTADTSLCRLYRHVSHDFLEIRFKIQRLLEPRQYMLLLPEHVLVKIFSFLPTRALAALKCTCHHFKGIIEAFGVRATDSRWSRDPLYRDDPCKQCRKRYEKGDVSLCRWHPKPYHHDLPYGRSYWMCCRRADRETPGCRLGLHDNNWVLPCNGPGGGGGRAGREEGR, encoded by the coding sequence ATGGACCGCAGCAGCCTCCTGCCCTTCCAGCTCTGGTGCCCCCGGCCCTTTGGCACCTACTCCCAGAACCAGCCGCGCCCACCGTCCACAGCCCTCAAGCCGCCAGCCTGCCCTGAGCCGGGCAGCGGGGCAGAGCCAGAGCACGGGCCTGCCCACTCGGAGAACACGCCGCCCGCCCTGGCCACCGAGGCCCCCGCCTCCCAGCCCACCCCGCTCCTCTCGGCAGCAGCTGCTGGCGACGAGGGTCGAGTCCTGCTGGACACGTGGTATGTTATCAAGCCTGGGAACACGAAGGAGAAGGTGGCCTTCTTTGTGGCCCACCAGTGTGGTGGGGGCAGCCGGGCCAGCTCCATGAAGGTCAAGGGGCACTGGGGCAGTGACAGCTCCAAGGCCAAGAGAAGGAGGCGCTGTCTGGAGCCCACTAAGGCTCCGCCGGACCCCGGGGGCCGGGAGGGGCCCCCTGCTGCTGAGGGGACCCCAGCCTCAGCCGGTGAGGATGTGGACCTGCTCTCTGTGGCTGAGATGGTGGCCCTGGTGGAACAGCGGGCCGCCCTGGCCCTGCAGAGCTACCCGCGCCCCGGCGCCCCAGCTCCTGTGGTCTTTGTGTCAGCTGAGCAGGGCGGGCCTGCCAAGGGGCTGGGGTCCGAACGGCGGTCTGGTGGCGGGGACTGCAGCCGGGTAGCCGAGGCGGTGGCCCACTTTGAGGCCCAGCGGGACAACCCTCCGGCCAAGGGCCTCCGCAAGGAGGAGCGGCCTGGACCAGGCCCCGGGGAGGTGCGCATCGCCTTCCGGATCTCCAACGGCCGAGAGCCCCGCGCACCCGATGGCAGCTTGGCCAACGGGAACGGGGGCCGGCCCGGATGTGCCTACCCCGGCAGCCCAGGGCCCGGGGCCCGAGCCAAGGACAAGATCACCTGTGACCTGTACCAGCTCATCAGTCCCTCTCGGGACGCCCTCCCCAGCAACGTGGAGTTCCTTCTGGCTCGGGCAGATGAAGCCAGCGAGGCTGAGACCCCGGCCCCCGCCAGGCCCGAGGACACTCCCccggccccccctcccccccctgCCCGGGACTGCGGAGCGTCAGGCTTCCACGTGGATGTGGTGGTGACCGGCGTGGTGGACGAGTGCATCTTCTTTGGCAAGGATGGCACCAAGAACGTGAAGGAGGAGACGGTGTGCCTGACGGTCAGCCCTGAGGAGCCGCCCCCGCCGGGCCAGCTCTTTTTCCTCCAGTCCCGTGGGCCCGACGGGCCCCCCGAGCCACCCCCGGCGGACTCACCAGCTGCCGCGCCAGGCCCAGACGATGCCGAGGGCACAGCGGACACCTCCCTGTGCCGCCTGTACCGGCACGTGTCGCACGACTTCCTGGAGATCCGCTTCAAGATCCAGAGGCTGCTCGAGCCACGGCAGTACATGCTGCTGCTGCCCGAGCACGTGCTGGTCAAGATCTTCAGCTTCCTGCCTACTCGGGCCCTGGCGGCCCTCAAGTGCACCTGCCACCACTTCAAGGGCATCATCGAGGCGTTTGGCGTGCGGGCCACAGACTCGCGCTGGAGCCGCGACCCCCTCTACCGCGATGACCCTTGCAAGCAGTGCCGCAAGAGATACGAGAAGGGTGACGTGTCGCTCTGCCGCTGGCACCCCAAGCCCTACCACCACGACCTGCCTTACGGACGTTCCTACTGGATGTGCTGCCGCCGAGCCGATCGCGAGACGCCTGGCTGCCGCCTGGGTCTGCACGATAACAACTGGGTGCTGCCCTGTAACGGGcccggcggcgggggcggccgggCTGgccgggaggaggggaggtga